A stretch of Gallus gallus isolate bGalGal1 chromosome 2, bGalGal1.mat.broiler.GRCg7b, whole genome shotgun sequence DNA encodes these proteins:
- the LOC107055991 gene encoding autophagy-related protein 9B has protein sequence MAEVEYHRVEDPEEDSPPGEEELLLHVTEGRQGSWHHIKNLDDFFTKIYHFHQKNGFACMLLSDLFELGQFVFVVAFSAFLLCCVRYDVLFADRPLNRSHVPAERSKVTLPDAVLPAPQCARRIAASGWLVFLLAMAALFWLCRLLKVLRGLLSYWDIRRFYGEALRIPAGELCSYSWQEVQARLMALQREQPLCVHKRELTELDIHHRILRFTNYAVAMVNKSLLPVRFRLPLLGPVVFLTRGLHYNLELLLFRGPGALFLNSWSLRPQCKRAGERLALARHLARGMVLLGAANLLLCPLVLVWQLLYAFFSYAEVLRRRPGVLGTRRWSLYGRLYLRHFNELQHELTARLGRGHRPATRYMNSFASPMLAVLARHVAFFAGSVLAVLIALTVYDEDVLTVQHILTAITLLGLLLTVARSFIPDEHSVQCPEQLLQRVLAHTHYMPQHWQGSAGAPETRNEMAQLFQYKAVFILEELLSPVLTPLILIFALPSRALDIVDFFRNFTVEVVGVGDVCSFAQLDVRRHGNPQWLSEGQTEASVYQRAENGKTELSLMHFAISNPRWQPPPHSGLFLNHVKERLQRDAAPHGPAEGALRASLLGDGSAAPDALLSSVLTHPLLAASGLLPWDRRFSQPCSTASAAAGVLLSLSAPLPGRGRGPLDSPERPLPEESPVLSESRLLSLSRSAVLAEVASAEMSLHAIYIHELHLQQQQSPVGPWVAAGAPKRPSVTTGSAARASQHELREMPLGGWAEEDEEDEDEEEEQSAM, from the exons ATGGCGGAGGTTGAGTACCACCGAGTGGAGGACCCCGAGGAGGATTCCCCCCCGGGcgaggaggagctgctgctgcacgtcACCGAGGGGCGGCAAG GCTCCTGGCACCACATCAAGAACCTCGATGATTTCTTCACCAAG ATCTACCACTTCCACCAGAAGAACGGCTTCGCCTGCATGCTGCTGTCCGACCTCTTCGAGCTGGG GCAGTTCGTGTTCGTGGTGGCCTTCAGCgccttcctgctgtgctgcgtGCGCTACGATGTGCTCTTTGCCGACCGCCCCCTCAACCGCAGCCACGTCCCCGCCGAGCGCAGTAAGGTGACGCTGCCCGACGCGGTGCTGCCCGCGCCCCAATGCGCACGGAG GATCGCCGCCAGCGGTTGGCTCGtcttcctgctggccatggCGGCGTTGTTTTGGCTGTGCCGACTGCTGAAGGTGCTGCGCGGACTGCTCTCCTACTGGGACATCCGCCGCTTCTACGGGGAGGCGCTGCGCATCCCCGCG GGCGAGCTGTGCAGCTACAGCTGGCAGGAGGTGCAGGCGCGGCTCATGGCCCTGCAGCGCGAGCAGCCGCTCTGCGTGCACAAACGGGAGCTGACGGAGCTCGACATCCACCACCGCATCCTGCGCTTCACCAACTACGCCGTGGCCATGGTCAACAAGTCGCTGCTGCCCGTGCGCTTCCGCCTGCCTCTGCTGGGCCCCGTCGTCTTCCTCACCCGGGGTCTGCACTAcaacctggagctgctgctgttccgCGGCCCCGGCGCGCTCTTCCTCAACTCCTGGAGCCTGCGGCCGCAGTGCAAGCGGGCGGGCGAGCGGCTGGCGCTGGCGCGGCACCTGGCACGGGggatggtgctgctgggagcagccaaCCTGCTGCTGTGCCCGCTCGTGTTGGTCTGGCAGCTGCTCTACGCCTTCTTCAGCTACGCCGAGGTgctgcggcggcggccgggcgTCCTGGGCACGCGGCGGTGGTCGCTGTACGGCCGCCTCTACCTGCGGCACTTCAACGAGCTGCAGCACGAGCTGACGGCACGGCTGGGCCGCGGGCACCGCCCGGCCACGCGCTACATGAACTCCTTTGCCAGCCCGATGCTGGCCGTGCTGGCCCGCCACGTCGCCTTCTTCGCCGGCTCCGTGCTGGCCGTGCTCATCGCGCTCACCGTGTATGACGAGGACGTGCTGACGGTGCAGCACATCCTCACCGCCATcacgctgctggggctgctgctcacCGTCGCCAG GTCATTCATCCCCGACGAGCACTCGGTGCAGTGCCcggagcagctgctgcagcgcGTCCTGGCGCACACGCACTACATGCCACAGCACTGGCAGGGCAGCGCCGGCGCGCCGGAGACGCGCAACGAGATGGCGCAGCTGTTCCAATACAAAGCG GTGTTCAtcctggaggagctgctcagCCCCGTCCTCACGCCGCTCATCCTCATCTTCGCGCTGCCCTCCCGCGCTCTGGACATCGTCGACTTCTTCCGCAACTTCACGGTGGAGGTGGTGGGCGTGGGGGACGTCTGCTCCTTCGCGCAGCTGGACGTGCGCCGCCACGGGAACCCGCAG tGGCTGTCGGAGGGGCAGACGGAGGCCTCCGTGTACCAACGGGCCGAGAACGGCAAGACGGAGCTGTCGCTGATGCACTTCGCCATCTCCAACCCGCGCTGGCAGCCGCCGCCGCACAGCGGGCTGTTCCTCAACCACGTGAAGGAGCGGCTGCAGAGGGACGCGGCCCCGCACGGCCCGGCTGAGGGCGCGCTGCGCGCATCCCTGCTCGGTGATGGCTCCGCCGCG CCGGATGCGTTGCTCAGCAGTGTCCTGACCCACCCACTGCTGGCGGCCAGCGGTCTGCTGCCCTGGGATCGGCGcttcagccagccctgcagcacagccagcgcCGCTGCCGGTGTCCTGCTGTCCCTGTCAGCCCCACTGCCGGGGAGGGGACGGGGCCCTTTGGACAGCCCCGAGCGCCCACTGCCCGAGGAGAG CCCGGTGCTCAGTGAGTCGCGCCTGCTCAGCCTGAGCCGCTCAGCCGTGCTGGCCGAGGTGGCCTCTGCCGAGATGAGCCTGCACGCCATCTACATACACGAG ctccacctgcagcagcagcagagccctgtgggGCCGTGGGTGGCGGCAGGGGCTCCCAAGAGGCCCTCGGTGACCACag GCTCGGCCGCCCGCGCCTCGCAGCATGAGCTCCGGGAGATGCCGCTGGGTGGTTGGGCcgaggaggatgaggaggacgaggatgaggaggaagagcagagcgCAATGTAG
- the ABCB8 gene encoding mitochondrial potassium channel ATP-binding subunit isoform X2, with protein sequence MADPRSAPHRAPHRAPHRSSSRRGWRWAAWGRRWGRRCGARRATSAPPPPPPPPPPSPPLRVPKPSSNGRPSGRCCARSSSRCRRPSCSPWAQRCSMCGSRCCWDSWWTWWPARHGPTWRGTCVPPAPPRCACSASTACRQDVAFFDAHRTGQLVARLTADVQEFKSSFKLVISQGLRSSTQAAGCVLSLYLLSPRLTALLLLVLPALVSAGAALGSVLRALSRRAQEQVAKATGVADEVLGNVRTVRAFAMEEQQAGLYCAEAERSSGMSQRLGLGIAAFQGLSNLALNGIVLGTIFVGGSLMAGDQLSPGDLMSFLVASQTVQRSLANISILFGQVVRGLSAGARVFEFMTLEPQVPLRGGDTIPSHSLLGHVAFRHVSFSYPTRPGHPVLQDFSLTLPPGETVAIVGPSGGGKSTVAALLERFYEPTHGSITLDGRDIASLDPSWLRGSVIGFISQEPVLFGTTIMENIRFGKPGASDEEVFAAARLADADAFIRAFPDGYGTVVGERGAALSGGQRQRVALARALLKAPAVLVLDEATSALDAEAERAVQAALERAARGRTVLLIAHRLSTVRGANRIVVLAGGRVAEVGTHEELLRRGGLYAQLMRQQAEERRGAE encoded by the exons ATGGCGGATccgcgctccgctccgcaccGCGCCCCGCACCGCGCCCCGCACCGCTCCTCGTCCCGGCGGGGTTGGCGTTGGGCTGCGTGGGGGCGGCGCTGGGGGCGGCGGTGCGGTGCCAGGAGAGCGACGTCCGCGCCgcccccaccgccgccgcccccgccgccgtCCCCGCCGCTCCGCGTCCCGAAGCCGAGTTCCAATGGGCGGCCTTCTGGGCGCTGCTGCGCCCGCAGCTCCTCGCGCTGTCGGCGGCCGTCGTG ctcgCCCTGGGCGCAGCGCTGCTCAATGTGCGGATCCCGGTGCTGCTGGGACAGTTGGTGGACGTGGTGGCCCGCGAGGCACGGACCCACCTGGAGGGGTACCTGCGTGCCGCCCGCCCCCCCGCGCTGCGCCTGCTCGGCCTCTACAGCCTGCAG gCAGGACGTGGCGTTCTTCGATGCGCACCGCACGGGGCAGTTGGTGGCACGGCTGACAGCCGACGTGCAGGAGTTCAAGTCCTCCTTTAAGCTCGTCATCTCGCAG GGCCTGCGCAGCAGCACCCAGGCTGCGGGCTGTGTGCTGTCCCTCTACCTGCTGTCCCCGCGGCTCacggcgctgctgctgctggtgctgcccgCGTTGGTGAGCGCCGGCGCCGCGCTGGGCTCCGTGCTGCGGGCGCTGTCCCGCCGGGCGCAGGAACAG GTGGCCAAAGCCACCGGGGTGGCCGATGAGGTGCTGGGCAACGTGCGCACCGTGCGCGCCTTCgccatggaggagcagcaggcgGG GCTGTACTGCGCCGAGGCCGAGCGCTCCAGCGGGATGAGCCAACGGCTGGGGCTGGGAATCGCTGCCTTCCAGGGGCTGTCCAACCTGGCACTGAACG GCATTGTGCTGGGGACCATCTTTGTGGGCGGATCACTGATGGCCGGGGATCAGCTCTCTCCTGGTGACCTCATGTCGTTCCTGGTGGCCTCACAGACGGTGCAGAG GTCCCTGGCGAACATCTCCATCCTCTTCGGGCAG GTGGTGCGTGGGCTGAGCGCCGGCGCCCGCGTCTTTGAGTTCATGACATTGGAGCCCCAGGTGCCGCTGCGGGGGGGGGACACCATCCCCAGCCACTCACTGCTGGGCCACGTCGCCTTCCGGCACGTCTCCTTCAG TTACCCCACGCGCCCCGGGCACCCCGTGCTGCAGGACTTCAGCCTCACGCTGCCCCCCGGTGAGACCGTGGCCATCGTGGGACCCTCGGGAGGAG GGAAGTCGACGGTGGCAGCGCTGTTGGAGCGCTTCTATGAGCCCACCCACGGCAGCATCACGTTGGACGGCCGCGACATCGCCTCGTTGGACCCCTCGTGGCTGCGCGGCAGCGTCATCGGCTTCATCAGCCAG gaacCGGTGCTGTTCGGCACCACCATCATGGAGAACATCCGCTTCGGCAAACCGGGCGCGTCGGACGAGGAGGTGTTCGCCGCCGCCCGCCTGGCCGACGCCGACGCCTTCATCCGGGCGTTCCCCGACGGTTACGGCACCGTGGTGGGCGAACGCGGAGCGGCGCTGTCCGGGGGGCAACGGCAGCGCGTGGCTTTGGCGAGGGCGCTGCTGAAGGCGCCGGCGGTGTTGGTGCTGGACGAGGCCACGAGCGCTTTGGACGCGGAGGCGGAGCGCGCCGTGCAGGCGGCGTTGGAGAGGGCGGCGCGGGGTCGGACGGTGCTGCTCATTGCGCACCGCCTCAGCACCGTGCGGGGGGCGAACCGCATCGTGGTGCTGGCGGGAGGGCGCGTGGCCGAG GTCGGCACGCACGAGGAGCTGCTGCGGCGCGGCGGGCTGTACGCACAGCTGATGCGGCAGCAGGCGGAggagcggcgcggagcggaATAA
- the ABCB8 gene encoding mitochondrial potassium channel ATP-binding subunit isoform X1 has product MAALPHRSGLRDGGGCGGAPRSGPRGAVRGLGRRWRRRAVQLRPPHRPFRGAAMLLLCAGRAGCGLRAVREVLRSCRNGGSALRSAPRPAPRPAPLLVPAGLALGCVGAALGAAVRCQESDVRAAPTAAAPAAVPAAPRPEAEFQWAAFWALLRPQLLALSAAVVLALGAALLNVRIPVLLGQLVDVVAREARTHLEGYLRAARPPALRLLGLYSLQALLTFGYIALLSRVGEQVAASMRKALFVSLLRQDVAFFDAHRTGQLVARLTADVQEFKSSFKLVISQGLRSSTQAAGCVLSLYLLSPRLTALLLLVLPALVSAGAALGSVLRALSRRAQEQVAKATGVADEVLGNVRTVRAFAMEEQQAGLYCAEAERSSGMSQRLGLGIAAFQGLSNLALNGIVLGTIFVGGSLMAGDQLSPGDLMSFLVASQTVQRSLANISILFGQVVRGLSAGARVFEFMTLEPQVPLRGGDTIPSHSLLGHVAFRHVSFSYPTRPGHPVLQDFSLTLPPGETVAIVGPSGGGKSTVAALLERFYEPTHGSITLDGRDIASLDPSWLRGSVIGFISQEPVLFGTTIMENIRFGKPGASDEEVFAAARLADADAFIRAFPDGYGTVVGERGAALSGGQRQRVALARALLKAPAVLVLDEATSALDAEAERAVQAALERAARGRTVLLIAHRLSTVRGANRIVVLAGGRVAEVGTHEELLRRGGLYAQLMRQQAEERRGAE; this is encoded by the exons ATGGCCGCTCTCCCGCACCGCTCGGGGCTGCGGGACGGGGGGGGTTGCGGGGGTGCGCCGCGCTCCGGGCCGCGGGGAGCGGTGCGGGGTCTCGGCCGGAGGTGGCGGCGCCGCGCGGTGCAGCTCCGCCCCCCGCACCGCCCCTTCCGCGGGGCcgccatgctgctgctgtgtgcggggcgggcgggctgcGGGCTGCGCGCGGTGCGGGAGGTGCTGCGCAG CTGCAGGAATGGCGGATccgcgctccgctccgcaccGCGCCCCGCACCGCGCCCCGCACCGCTCCTCGTCCCGGCGGGGTTGGCGTTGGGCTGCGTGGGGGCGGCGCTGGGGGCGGCGGTGCGGTGCCAGGAGAGCGACGTCCGCGCCgcccccaccgccgccgcccccgccgccgtCCCCGCCGCTCCGCGTCCCGAAGCCGAGTTCCAATGGGCGGCCTTCTGGGCGCTGCTGCGCCCGCAGCTCCTCGCGCTGTCGGCGGCCGTCGTG ctcgCCCTGGGCGCAGCGCTGCTCAATGTGCGGATCCCGGTGCTGCTGGGACAGTTGGTGGACGTGGTGGCCCGCGAGGCACGGACCCACCTGGAGGGGTACCTGCGTGCCGCCCGCCCCCCCGCGCTGCGCCTGCTCGGCCTCTACAGCCTGCAG GCACTGCTGACCTTTGGGTACATCGCGCTGCTGTCCCGCGTTGGGGAGCAGGTGGCTGCCAGCATGAGGAAAGCTCTCTTTGTGTCCCTGCTGCG gCAGGACGTGGCGTTCTTCGATGCGCACCGCACGGGGCAGTTGGTGGCACGGCTGACAGCCGACGTGCAGGAGTTCAAGTCCTCCTTTAAGCTCGTCATCTCGCAG GGCCTGCGCAGCAGCACCCAGGCTGCGGGCTGTGTGCTGTCCCTCTACCTGCTGTCCCCGCGGCTCacggcgctgctgctgctggtgctgcccgCGTTGGTGAGCGCCGGCGCCGCGCTGGGCTCCGTGCTGCGGGCGCTGTCCCGCCGGGCGCAGGAACAG GTGGCCAAAGCCACCGGGGTGGCCGATGAGGTGCTGGGCAACGTGCGCACCGTGCGCGCCTTCgccatggaggagcagcaggcgGG GCTGTACTGCGCCGAGGCCGAGCGCTCCAGCGGGATGAGCCAACGGCTGGGGCTGGGAATCGCTGCCTTCCAGGGGCTGTCCAACCTGGCACTGAACG GCATTGTGCTGGGGACCATCTTTGTGGGCGGATCACTGATGGCCGGGGATCAGCTCTCTCCTGGTGACCTCATGTCGTTCCTGGTGGCCTCACAGACGGTGCAGAG GTCCCTGGCGAACATCTCCATCCTCTTCGGGCAG GTGGTGCGTGGGCTGAGCGCCGGCGCCCGCGTCTTTGAGTTCATGACATTGGAGCCCCAGGTGCCGCTGCGGGGGGGGGACACCATCCCCAGCCACTCACTGCTGGGCCACGTCGCCTTCCGGCACGTCTCCTTCAG TTACCCCACGCGCCCCGGGCACCCCGTGCTGCAGGACTTCAGCCTCACGCTGCCCCCCGGTGAGACCGTGGCCATCGTGGGACCCTCGGGAGGAG GGAAGTCGACGGTGGCAGCGCTGTTGGAGCGCTTCTATGAGCCCACCCACGGCAGCATCACGTTGGACGGCCGCGACATCGCCTCGTTGGACCCCTCGTGGCTGCGCGGCAGCGTCATCGGCTTCATCAGCCAG gaacCGGTGCTGTTCGGCACCACCATCATGGAGAACATCCGCTTCGGCAAACCGGGCGCGTCGGACGAGGAGGTGTTCGCCGCCGCCCGCCTGGCCGACGCCGACGCCTTCATCCGGGCGTTCCCCGACGGTTACGGCACCGTGGTGGGCGAACGCGGAGCGGCGCTGTCCGGGGGGCAACGGCAGCGCGTGGCTTTGGCGAGGGCGCTGCTGAAGGCGCCGGCGGTGTTGGTGCTGGACGAGGCCACGAGCGCTTTGGACGCGGAGGCGGAGCGCGCCGTGCAGGCGGCGTTGGAGAGGGCGGCGCGGGGTCGGACGGTGCTGCTCATTGCGCACCGCCTCAGCACCGTGCGGGGGGCGAACCGCATCGTGGTGCTGGCGGGAGGGCGCGTGGCCGAG GTCGGCACGCACGAGGAGCTGCTGCGGCGCGGCGGGCTGTACGCACAGCTGATGCGGCAGCAGGCGGAggagcggcgcggagcggaATAA